A single window of Senegalia massiliensis DNA harbors:
- a CDS encoding metallophosphoesterase codes for MKFNRGEKMAVYAIADLHLDPIGDKPMDVFDSKWEDHERKIFYNWNKRIKDNDIVLLAGDISWGLKLKEAEIDLKKIVNLPGYKIISKGNHDYWWETKSKLNKLQLDSIHFLFNDGYKYNNVGIAGTRGWISKDSDEFQDKDKKIFERELNRLTLSLECIKEMPVKIVMIHYPPFNISGKPNEFVEIMKKYNVDICVYGHLHGEGHKHIKEGIIDGIEFRCIASDYINFIPIKILD; via the coding sequence TTGAAATTTAACAGAGGTGAAAAAATGGCTGTATATGCAATTGCAGATTTACACTTAGATCCTATTGGTGATAAGCCTATGGATGTTTTTGATTCTAAGTGGGAAGATCATGAAAGAAAAATATTTTACAATTGGAACAAAAGAATAAAAGATAATGATATAGTACTTTTAGCTGGAGATATAAGCTGGGGACTAAAATTAAAAGAAGCAGAAATTGACTTAAAAAAGATTGTTAACCTTCCAGGTTACAAAATAATTTCCAAAGGAAATCATGATTATTGGTGGGAAACTAAGTCAAAATTGAATAAATTACAACTTGATAGTATTCATTTTTTATTCAATGATGGATATAAGTATAATAACGTAGGAATTGCTGGAACAAGAGGTTGGATTTCTAAAGATAGTGATGAGTTTCAAGATAAAGATAAAAAAATATTTGAAAGAGAACTTAATAGACTTACATTATCATTGGAATGTATTAAAGAAATGCCAGTAAAGATAGTTATGATTCATTATCCTCCTTTTAATATATCTGGTAAACCTAATGAATTTGTAGAAATTATGAAAAAATATAATGTGGATATATGTGTTTATGGTCATCTTCATGGAGAAGGACATAAACACATAAAAGAAGGAATAATTGATGGAATAGAATTTAGATGTATAGCAAGTGATTATATAAATTTTATCCCTATAAAAATATTAGATTAG
- a CDS encoding class IV adenylate cyclase — translation MTKELEVKVLGVDKQKMINKLEKMGAKKIKDEKQKNIILDTKDKKIENEYNGYLRIRTTNHNINNNCVEKVTLKTILSDKEYRENKEIEVRIDNSENMFEIFEMLGLVTNYIGYKERISYEFQGILFEIDTWDKDTYPETYMEIEIKNKKDLDRAIELLELDKSQITTKSITELRRDAGLE, via the coding sequence TTGACTAAAGAGCTTGAAGTAAAAGTTTTAGGTGTAGACAAACAAAAAATGATAAATAAGTTAGAAAAAATGGGTGCTAAAAAAATAAAAGATGAAAAACAAAAAAACATAATATTAGATACTAAAGATAAAAAAATAGAAAATGAATATAATGGATATTTAAGAATAAGAACAACAAATCATAACATTAATAATAACTGTGTAGAAAAGGTAACCTTAAAAACAATATTATCTGACAAAGAATATAGGGAAAATAAAGAAATTGAAGTGAGAATAGATAATAGTGAAAATATGTTTGAAATATTTGAAATGTTAGGTCTTGTAACAAATTATATTGGGTATAAAGAAAGAATTTCATATGAGTTTCAAGGTATTTTATTTGAAATTGATACTTGGGATAAAGATACTTATCCAGAAACTTATATGGAAATAGAAATAAAAAACAAGAAAGATTTAGATAGAGCAATAGAATTATTAGAATTAGATAAAAGTCAAATAACTACTAAGTCAATTACTGAGTTGAGACGTGATGCAGGATTAGAGTAA
- a CDS encoding carbon-nitrogen hydrolase family protein, whose amino-acid sequence MLKIGLCQMRVGENKDINLVKAQKMIKEASELGADIIILPEMFNCPYDIRYFEEYSEEEKNSKTLKMISDLAIQFKKYIVAGSIPEKDNGKIYNTSYVFDKKGQIIAKHRKIHLFDINIKNGAKFKESDVLSRGDKFTVFDTEYCKIGLQICYDIRFPELSRLMVDKGAKIIITPAAFNMTTGPAHWKDLFKVRALDNQVYTIGCSGALNDELSYDSYGHSLIVDPWGDIVDNLEFEEGIIVEKIDLNKIKDIRMQLPLLQHRRKDLYNILEK is encoded by the coding sequence ATTTTGAAAATTGGTTTGTGTCAAATGAGAGTAGGAGAAAATAAAGATATTAATTTAGTTAAAGCACAGAAAATGATTAAAGAAGCATCAGAATTAGGTGCTGATATAATAATTTTGCCAGAAATGTTTAATTGTCCATATGATATAAGATATTTTGAAGAATATAGTGAAGAAGAGAAAAATAGTAAAACATTAAAAATGATTTCAGATCTTGCCATTCAATTTAAAAAATACATAGTGGCAGGTTCTATTCCTGAAAAGGATAATGGAAAGATATATAATACTAGTTATGTATTTGATAAAAAGGGACAAATTATAGCAAAACATAGAAAAATACACTTATTTGATATTAATATTAAAAATGGAGCCAAATTTAAAGAATCAGATGTATTAAGTAGAGGTGATAAATTTACTGTATTTGATACTGAATATTGTAAGATAGGACTTCAAATTTGTTATGATATTCGTTTTCCAGAATTATCAAGACTGATGGTAGATAAAGGAGCTAAAATAATAATTACTCCAGCTGCATTTAACATGACTACAGGACCGGCACATTGGAAAGATTTATTTAAAGTGAGAGCACTAGATAATCAAGTTTATACTATTGGATGTAGTGGTGCATTAAATGATGAACTTTCCTATGATTCTTATGGACATTCATTAATTGTAGATCCTTGGGGGGATATAGTAGATAATTTAGAATTTGAAGAAGGAATTATTGTTGAGAAAATAGATTTAAATAAAATTAAAGATATTAGAATGCAGCTACCTCTATTACAACATAGAAGAAAGGACTTATATAACATATTAGAAAAATAG
- a CDS encoding DUF378 domain-containing protein: MDRLALILVIVGALNWGLIALFQFDLVASLFGGQSAFLSRIVYGLVGLAGLYCISLLFRDRNETEK; the protein is encoded by the coding sequence ATGGATAGATTGGCTTTGATTTTAGTTATTGTTGGAGCACTTAATTGGGGACTGATTGCATTATTTCAATTTGATTTAGTCGCTTCATTATTTGGTGGTCAATCAGCTTTTTTAAGTAGAATAGTATATGGATTAGTAGGACTTGCAGGTTTATACTGTATCTCACTTTTATTTAGAGATAGAAATGAAACTGAAAAATAA
- a CDS encoding DUF4397 domain-containing protein, which translates to MYYNTNNYGYGYNTSYARILHASPDAPGVDVYLNNTLIAQNLTYENFTEYLPLMNGRYNVQVFATGTRSNPVIDTVINIMPNSDYTIAATGFLKDIQPLVINDTSYNIPPNMSQVKFVHLVPDAPKVDVTLSDGKKLFENIGFREVSKKILVDPGRYTLQVRIAGTDDVVLTVPNVILNPNQYYTVYAVGTVKGNKPLQAIIALDKASY; encoded by the coding sequence ATGTATTATAATACAAACAATTATGGATATGGATATAATACTTCTTATGCAAGAATATTACATGCATCTCCAGATGCTCCTGGTGTTGATGTATATTTAAACAACACATTAATTGCACAAAATTTAACTTATGAAAATTTCACTGAATATTTACCATTAATGAATGGTAGATATAATGTTCAAGTTTTTGCTACAGGAACCAGGTCAAACCCAGTTATAGATACGGTTATAAATATAATGCCTAATTCTGATTATACTATTGCAGCCACTGGCTTTTTAAAGGATATACAACCATTAGTTATAAATGATACCTCTTATAATATTCCTCCTAATATGTCACAAGTGAAATTTGTTCATTTAGTACCTGATGCACCTAAAGTAGATGTAACTCTATCAGATGGAAAAAAATTATTTGAAAATATTGGTTTCAGAGAAGTTAGTAAAAAAATATTAGTTGATCCTGGTAGATATACATTACAAGTTAGAATAGCTGGAACAGATGATGTAGTTTTAACTGTTCCAAATGTAATTTTAAATCCAAATCAGTATTATACTGTATATGCTGTAGGAACTGTAAAAGGTAATAAACCATTACAAGCTATTATAGCTTTAGATAAAGCATCATATTAA
- a CDS encoding quaternary amine ABC transporter ATP-binding protein, giving the protein MSAIEVKDVYKVFGNKPKKVFPLLEKGMTKEEILKKTGNTIGINDASFTVEKDEFFVIMGLSGSGKSTLIRCLNRLIEPTQGQILIDGEDIVKVDNDKLREIRRKKISMVFQNFGLFPHRTILSNVEYGLEVQGVDPDKRRSKAIEAIELVGLKGYEDSMPDELSGGMKQRVGLARALANDPDILLMDEAFSALDPLIKKEMQDELLELQAKMHKTIIFITHDLDEALKLGDRIAVMKDGVIVQIGTSEDILTNPANNYVKEFVQDVDRSRVVTAEAIMKKPEALVSSKDGPRVAVRNMKENEFSSVYVTDKNKKLQGIITIEDASKAIDRGEKTLENILIKDVPKVSPQEQIIDLLPIAKSSDYPIAVVDEEDTLLGIIVRASIILGIVGEES; this is encoded by the coding sequence ATGTCAGCAATTGAAGTTAAAGATGTTTATAAAGTATTTGGAAATAAACCTAAAAAAGTATTCCCGCTTTTAGAAAAAGGAATGACAAAAGAAGAAATATTGAAAAAGACTGGAAATACTATAGGAATAAATGATGCAAGTTTTACAGTAGAAAAAGATGAATTTTTTGTAATAATGGGATTGTCAGGAAGTGGAAAGTCCACTTTAATAAGATGTCTAAATAGATTAATAGAACCAACACAAGGACAAATATTAATAGATGGTGAAGATATTGTTAAAGTAGATAATGATAAACTTCGTGAAATAAGAAGAAAGAAAATTTCAATGGTATTTCAAAACTTTGGTCTATTTCCTCATAGAACAATACTTTCAAATGTAGAGTATGGATTAGAAGTTCAAGGAGTAGATCCTGATAAAAGAAGATCTAAGGCAATTGAAGCTATAGAACTTGTTGGCTTAAAAGGTTATGAAGATAGTATGCCAGATGAATTAAGTGGAGGTATGAAACAAAGGGTAGGTCTTGCGCGTGCACTTGCAAATGATCCAGATATATTATTAATGGACGAAGCATTTAGTGCATTAGATCCACTAATAAAAAAAGAAATGCAAGATGAATTATTAGAATTACAAGCTAAAATGCATAAAACTATAATCTTTATAACTCACGATTTAGATGAAGCTCTAAAATTAGGTGATAGAATAGCAGTTATGAAAGATGGAGTAATAGTACAAATTGGAACTAGCGAAGATATATTAACCAATCCTGCAAATAATTATGTTAAAGAGTTTGTACAAGATGTAGATAGATCTAGAGTAGTTACGGCAGAAGCTATAATGAAAAAGCCAGAAGCTTTAGTTTCGTCTAAAGATGGGCCTAGAGTAGCCGTTCGTAATATGAAAGAAAATGAATTTAGTAGTGTATATGTAACTGATAAAAATAAAAAACTTCAAGGAATAATTACTATAGAAGATGCGAGTAAAGCTATAGATAGAGGAGAGAAAACATTAGAAAATATATTAATAAAAGATGTTCCAAAAGTTTCTCCTCAAGAACAAATAATTGATTTATTACCTATTGCTAAGAGCTCAGATTATCCTATAGCAGTTGTAGACGAAGAAGATACTCTGCTTGGAATAATTGTAAGAGCATCAATAATACTTGGAATAGTAGGGGAGGAATCATAA
- a CDS encoding ABC transporter permease — MFTFHIGPYFETFVLWLQDTFEFLFDFIKNILEGSIEGLENVLNFIPSIVLILIIGLIAWKSAGRGTAIFSILGLLLIDAMELWPETISTLALVLSSAFITLIIGIPLGILASKSDTVDKILRPVLDFMQTMPAFVYLIPAVLFFSLGKVPGAFATIIFSMPPVVRLTNLAIRQVPKEVVEAAKSFGSTSRQMLFKVQIPIAMPTILAGINQTTLLALSMVVISAMIGSGGLGKVVLRGIQEYKIGLGFEGGVAVVILAMVLDRITQGLGSLKKNK; from the coding sequence ATGTTTACATTTCATATAGGGCCATATTTTGAAACTTTTGTTTTATGGTTACAAGACACTTTTGAATTTTTATTTGATTTTATAAAGAATATTTTAGAAGGTTCTATCGAAGGACTGGAAAATGTATTGAATTTTATACCAAGCATAGTATTAATTCTAATAATAGGATTAATAGCATGGAAATCAGCAGGTAGAGGTACAGCAATATTTTCTATACTTGGATTATTATTGATAGATGCTATGGAATTGTGGCCTGAGACAATTTCAACACTAGCATTGGTATTAAGCTCTGCTTTTATTACCCTAATAATTGGAATACCACTTGGGATATTAGCTTCAAAAAGTGATACAGTTGATAAGATACTAAGACCTGTTTTGGACTTTATGCAAACTATGCCTGCTTTTGTATATTTAATTCCAGCAGTTTTATTTTTTAGTTTAGGAAAAGTACCTGGTGCATTTGCTACTATAATATTTTCAATGCCACCAGTTGTTAGACTTACAAATTTAGCTATAAGGCAAGTACCTAAAGAAGTTGTAGAAGCTGCCAAATCATTTGGATCTACTTCACGTCAAATGTTATTTAAAGTTCAAATACCTATAGCTATGCCGACTATTCTAGCAGGAATAAATCAAACAACATTACTTGCATTATCTATGGTTGTTATATCTGCAATGATTGGTTCAGGAGGTCTTGGAAAAGTAGTACTTAGAGGTATCCAAGAATATAAGATAGGTTTAGGATTTGAAGGTGGAGTAGCTGTAGTTATTTTAGCTATGGTGTTAGATAGAATAACACAAGGTTTAGGTAGTTTAAAAAAGAATAAATAA